TTTGTCGACGGGCGCAGCAATACTGACTCGGGTATCGGCCGGTCGACCGATCCAGCGAATCAGCAGGCCCTGGAAGCTTCCTGGCGCCGCACATCACCGACATCGAAAACTCACGAAACCTCAGGAGAATCATGCCCGACGCAATAGTCGCCGAGGGTCTGGTCAAACGATACGGCCAGCTGGTCGCCCTCGACGGCCTTGACCTCACAGTCCCGGAGGGGACCGTTACCGCGCTGCTCGGACCCAACGGTGCAGGTAAGACCACTACCGTCCGAGTGCTCACCACATTGTTGGTGCCGGACGCGGGTCGCGCGATTGTCACGGGAATCGACGTGCTGCGCGAGCCCCAGGCATTGCGCTCACGGATCGGGGCGTCGGGTCAATACGCCGCCGTCGACGAATATCTCACCGGTTTCGAGAATTTGGAAATGGTGGGACGTTTGTATCACATGGGCGTGCAGCGGAGTAAAGAACGCGCTCGCGAGCTGCTCGAGCGATTCCGGCTGACCGATGCCGCGGACCGGCCGGTCAAGGGCTATTCCGGCGGCATGCGACGTCGCCTCGACCTCGCGGGCGCCCTGGTCGCGAACCCGCCGGTGCTGTTCCTCGACGAGCCGACCACCGGGCTCGATCCCCGTGCGCGCCTCGATCTCTGGGATGTCATCGAGGAATTGGTCGCGGGTGGCACCACGCTGCTGCTCACTACGCAGTACATGGAGGAGGCCGACCGGCTCGCCGACTCCATCGCGGTGATCGATCACGGCAAGGTGATCGCCAAGGGCACCGCGGACGAACTCAAGACCCTGGTCGGTGGTGACCGCATCGAACTCACCGTCGACCACGCCGACAACCTCGCGACCGCCGAGGCCGCGCTGAAGAGCCTGGCCGACGGCGAGATCCACCTCGAGCCGGGGCTGCGCCGGATCACCATACCGGTCTCCGACGGATCGCAGGCGTTGGTCGAGGCGGTCGGCAAGCTGGCGGAGCACAACGTGCAGATCCACGACGTCGGCCTGCGGCGTCCTTCGCTCGACGACGTCTTCCTCACCCTCACCGGCCATGAGGCCGAGGCGCTGACCAACGGCGACGGCCCCGCCGCGACCGACAACGCGAACGACAAACTGGAAGCTACGGAAGGAACGACCCGATGACCGCGGCAGCTCCGGTCCTGGAACGACTCTCGATGGGAGAACGACTGTCGATCGTGGTCAGCGACAGTCTGACCATCGCGAAGCGCAACGTCATCAAGATCAAGCGGGTACCCGACGTCCTGATCTTCTCGACGCTCTCGCCGATCATGTTCGTGCTGCTGTTCGCCTACATCTTCGGCGCGGCCATCGACGTGCCCGGCCTCTCCGGCGGTTACCGAGAGTTCCTCATCGCCGGCATTTTCGCCCAGACCGTGGTGTTCGGCGCGAGCTTCACCGGCGCTGGCCTGGCCGAGGACATGCAGAAGGGCATTATCGACCGCTTCCGCTCGCTGCCGATGGCGTCGTCGGCGGTGCTGGTCGGCCGCACCCTGAGCGACGTGGTGATCAATGTGGTCAGCCTGACGGTGATGTCGCTGACCGGCCTGGTCGTCGGCTGGCGGATTCGCGGCTCGTTGCTGGACGCGGTGGTGGCGTACGTGCTGTTGCTGCTGTTCGCGTACGCGGTGTCCTGGATCATGGCCGTGGTTGGCCTACTGGTGCGAGCGCCGGAGGTGTTCAACAACGCCAGCTTCATGGTGGTCTTCCCGCTCACCTTCATCGCCAACACGTTCGTGCCCAGTGACAAGCTCCCCACCGTGTTGCGGGTGGTTGCGGAATGGAACCCGGTATCCGCGCTCACCCAGGCGACGCGAGAGCTGTTCGGCAACACCAGCCCGCTGGCGCCCAAGTCGGATGCCTGGTCGATGCAGCACCCGGTGGCCACCTCGTTGATCTGGGTGGTAGTGATCCTGGCGGTGTTCGTGCCGCTCGCCCTGCGTCAGTACAAGAAGACGGTCAGCCGCTGACCCGCGGCGGTATCAGCGGCCATTCTCCGCGCCGGCCTCCGTCAAGGGCGTCGGCGCGGAGCCGTTCCGGGAGTAGCCGATCCGCGGCGGCGCGGGTGCGGGTTCCGGCGGCTGGGGCCGCCGGTTGCGTACCAACCAGGCCACGCCACCCGCCAGCGCGACGGCGGCCGTGACAATGAGTCGATTACGCGAACGTGCAGAGACATGTAGGCGCCCCAAGGTCATTGGACCACTCTGGCACAGCCCGGCGATTCGCGCAGGAGGCCCAGCTCACAGCGCGGTCCCATCCGGTTTCCCGCCTGCACCGACGGTCGTGGCACGATGGGCGGCGTGACCTCACCGAATCAGACGTCCGTGGCAACGTTGCACACGAATCACGGCGATATCAAGATCTCGCTCTTCGGTAACCACGCCCCCAAGACGGTTCGCAATTTCGTCGGGCTCGCCGACGGTTCGGCAACGTACACCACCGCGAACGCCGGCGGGGGCCATACTGGCCCGTTCTACGACGGCGCCCTATTTCACCGGGTTATGGACGGCTTCATGATTCAGGGCGGCGATCCCACCGGCACCGGACGCGGCGGTCCGGGCTACGAGTTCGGTGACGAGTTCCACCCGGAACTGCGCTTCGACCGCGGCTACCTGCTGGCGATGGCCAACGCCGGACCGGGCACCAACGGCTCGCAGTTCTTCATCACGGTCGGGCCGCAGCCACACCTGAACCGTAAGCACACGATCTTCGGCGAAGTGGTCGACGAGGATTCGCGCAAGGTGGTCGACGCGATCGCGACCACCAGGACCGATCGCAACGACCGTCCGCTCGACCCTGTCGTCATCACCAGTATCACGATCGAATGAGACTATGAACCCTCAGCCGCCCGCACCGACGTGTGTCCGCCACCCGAATCGCCCGACCGGCCTGGCCTGCACTCGGTGCGGGCGGCCGTCCTGTGCGGAGTGCCTGCGTCCAGCGGCGGTAGGCCAGCATTGCGTGGATTGCCTGCGCCAGGACCAGCGCAGCGCGTCGGCGGTGCGCACGGTCGCCGGCGCCCAGACGGCAAGGGCGCCGATGCCGTATGTGACCTATGCCCTGATCGCGGTCAACATAGTCGTCTTCGCGATCACGGCAGCACAGTCGGAGAGCCTGTTGGACAACCAGCGGGGCTCATCGCTGTTCCTGGATTGGGTGCTCTTCGCTCCTGCTGTCGCGGACGGCGAGTGGTGGCGGGTGCTCGGTTCGGGATTTCTGCACTACGGTCCGATCCATCTGCTGCTCAACATGTTCGCGCTGTATGTGGTTGGCCGAGACGCTGAGCTGGTGCTCGGGCGGATGCGCTACCTTGCGGTGTACTTGGTCTCGCTGCTCGGCGGCTCCGCCGCTGTCATGGCGTTGGCGCAGAACACCGTGACGGCAGGCGCGTCCGGTGCGGTGTATGGCCTGTTCGGCGCGATCACGGTCATCCTGATCCGGTTGCGGCAGAGCCCGAACCAGATGTTGATCGTCATCGGCATCAACGTGTTCATCAGTTTCTCGCTGCCCGGAATCTCGCTCTGGGGACACCTCGGCGGTTTGGCCGCAGGCACTCTCGCGACGCTCGGCATCCTGTTCCTGCCGAGCTGGTTGCGGGCGAAATCCCAGGAAACCGCCCGGATGATCGGTTGGGTGGCAGTGGCTGTCGTTGCGATCGTGGCGTTATCGGTGGTGGGCGCGACCGCGGTGACACTGACTTCCTGACCCGGGAATTCGTGCTTCACGTGAAACATCCGCGTGTGCGGTACGCCGTGGTTCCTCATCGATCCGCGGCTGCGGATTCAGCGGGTGTTGTCCTCGGACAGGCGCAAGGCCTCGACCAGGTCGCGGTACACGAATTCGGGATTGGCGCCCAGATCCCAGCGGCCGAAGATCAGCAGTCGCTCGGCGCCCGCATGCTCGACGTCGAGCTCCAGCATTGGCACCTTCCGCCCGAGGCGGCGGTAGCTGACCACCCGGGCGCGGAGGATCTGATCGGGAGAGTATTCGTCGGGGCCGGTCAGAGTGCGGACCACGAGGCGCGGCTCCGCGCCGGGCAGCACGGACAGTCGTGGCCTCTGCCGGAATCCGAGCCCGGCAAGGGCGAGCAGGCCGACCGCCGCGAGCCCGACGAGCAGGCGACTGGCGGCGTCGGTGCCGAGGATCGCGGCACCAGCCAGGATGACGCCGCCTACCGTGACCGCGACGAGTGCGGGGGTTGGGGTGGTCCAGGCGATGCGGGGCTCGGTATCCCGTGGTCCAGGATCCCCAGGTTCAGGAGTCAAGACGCTCCCCAATCGCTCCTCGAGTTGTCCACAGGTTCATCCACAGGTGTGCATGAATGACACGTCTGTAATCCGTCGCGATCAGCGCCAGCGCATGGTCATGATCAGGCCGACCACCATCAGGCCGAATCCGATCAGGAAGTTCCATGCGTTGAGGTCGTTCATCCAGCTGATGTGCTCGGCGGCCAAGTAGTAGACGAGCAGCCAGACGAGCCCGGCCAGCATGAACCCGAGCATGATCGTGACATACCAGACCGGCGACGGCCCTACCTTCACCTTCACCGGGGTCCGGCTGGCGGGGTTGATCGTATAGTCGGTCTTCTTACGGACCTTCGACTTGGGCATGACGTCCTCGTATTCGGCGTACAGGTCGGTACCAGCAGGGCGGATTCAGTTCGGTTCATCTGCCGAGCCCACTCGCCGCTGTGGACGAGGCTCCGGCGCCCTCCGGTGTGCCTCTAGGCTATCCCAACTGCTAATGGATGCGACGTGGTGCCGGGCGGGGACGTAATCTCGATCCCATGCGTGTTCTGGTCGTCGACAATTACGACAGCTTCGTCTTCAATCTGGTGCAGTACCTCGGACAGCTCGGTGTCGACGCCGTGGTCTGGCGCAACGACGATCCGAACCTGGCCGATGTCGACGCGGTCGTGCGCGATTTCGACGGCATCCTGATCAGCCCCGGGCCAGGCACCCCGGACCGCGCGGGGGCCAGTATCGCTCTTGTGCGCGCCTGCGCCGCGCACAACGTTCCGCTGCTCGGCGTGTGCCTGGGCCATCAAGCGTTCGGCGAGGCGTTCGGCGCCACCGTCACCAGAGCCCCCGAACTGTTGCACGGCAAGACGAGTTCGGTGTTCCACATCGGCGCCGGCGTGCTGGTAGGTCTACCCGACCCGTTCACCGCCACTCGGTATCACTCGCTCACGGTTGTCGAGGACTCCCTGCCGGAGGAGATCGAGGTGCTCGGACGCACCGAGAGCGGGATCGTCATGGCCATGCGCCACCGCACCCTGCCGATCCATGGCGTGCAGTTCCATCCCGAATCGGTGCTGACTCAGGGCGGTCACCGCATGCTCGCCAACTGGCTCGGCGTGTGCGGCGAGCGTCCGACCGAGGGGCTGGTGGAGAGGCTGGAGGCGGAGGTCGCCGCTCTGGTGCTGCAGTGACCCGTCCGCATGTACTGCTGTCGGTCGCGATGAGCGTCGACGGATACATCGACGACGCGAGCCCTGAGCGGCTGCGGCTCTCGGACGCCGCAGATTTCGATCGCGTGGACCAGGTGCGCGCGGACTCCGACGCGATCCTCGTCGGCGCGCAGACCCTGCGCAGGGACAACCCGCGGCTGCTTGTCGACAGCGCCGACCGTAGGGCCGCGCGTGTCGCGGCGGGCAAACCGGAGTATCCGCTCAAGGTGACAGTGTCGGCGAGTGGCGACCTGGATCCCGGCTTGCGGTTCTGGCACCATGGCGGCGGCAAGCTCGCCTACACCACCGACGCGGGCGCAGCACGGCTCACCGATCGGTTGGCTGGTCTGGCCGAGGTGACGAGCCTCGGCGCCGACCTCGACTTCGGCGCGTTGCTGGACGACCTGGGTCGGCGTGGCATCGCCCGCCTCATGGTGGAGGGCGGCACCCGCGTCCACACCGCCTTCCTCGCGGCCGATCTGGCCGACGAACTGCACTTGGCCGTCGCCCCGATCCTGGTCGGCGACGTCGCGGCGCCACGCTTCCTCGCCGCCGCCGACTACCCGGGCGCGCCGCACCGCAGGATGCGGCTCGCGGACGTGACCCGAGTGGGCGACGTCGCCGTGCTGCGCTACCTACCGAAAGCGAATAGTGCCGATCGGCGGATCGGTTGATCGGCGGATCGGTTGATCGGAATGCGTCGTGCGGTGACGCCCCAGGTGCTAGAGCGCACTGCGACGCAACGGTCGCGCGTTTCCTGGCTGATGGCTGTCCGTGACGACGAGCCACATGCTCGAAACTACGGCAGCATGGTGTCGAGTTGGTCGAACCGGCCCAGGCGGCGATGTCTACGAACCGCCACCTGGACCTGTCCTGGAACCTAAGGCCGTCCGTAGACCGCGGTCACGAACTCGCCGAGCTGATTGTCGTCCAGATGCCTGGCCAGGTCCGCCTCGCTGATCATGCCGACGAGCCTCTTGTTCTCGATCACCGGGATCCGCTTGACCCGATGACTTTCCATCTCGTCGAGCACGACCTCGATGTCGGCGTTCGCGTCGACCCAGCGCGGCGTCGCCTCGCACAGGTCGGCGACCCGGGTTTTGCCCGGGGGCAGACCCTGGGCAATGCACTTCACAACGATGTCGCGGTCGGTGACGATGCCACACATCCGCTCGTTCTCATCCGAGATGACCAGGGATCCGACGCCGAGTTCGGCCATGATGCGGGCGGCCTTTTCGACGGTCTCGTCCTTGGAGATCCACTGTGCGCCGGGTTTCATGATGTCCCTGGCGGTGGTCATGAGCTACCTCCTCGTGCTCAGCTGCGCTGATTGGGATGAAGCACGCTCATTCTCCCGCACTTTCACACCGAGTGGTCTCGTTTTTCTCGATACCAGACGTTTCCGTGGGGACGACCCCACGGAAACGGCGACACCATTCACGGCGGGCCGATAACTCCCACGCCGACCGCAATGGACCCGTTCTTCTGGACCGAACTTCCGGCGGACGGTTGCTGGCTGAGGACGCGGCCCACGTTGCCCGCGTCGAAAGTGCCCTGCGGGGACTGGCTGACCTGGCTCGTGCTGCCGGTCCAGCCCTCCGCGCGGAGCTTGTCCACCGCCTGCGAGACCGTGAGACCGATCAATGAAGGCATCTTCAGATCGCCTGCGGACACCTGCACGGTAACCGTGGATCCCTTGTCCGCCGTGCTGCCGCCCGAGGGGCTGGACGCGATCACTTCGCCTTTCGGCTTCGACGACTGCACTTCTTGGACGAACACTTTGAAGCCGTTGCCCTCGATATTCGGCTCGGCGACATCGATTTGCTGTCCGACGACGTAGGGAACGCGAACCGCTTCGGGGCCGGTGCCGACGGTGACGATCACTTCCCAATCGACATCGACCTTCGAACCCGGCGACGGGTTCTGCTCGATCACCGTGTCCTTCTCCGCGGTGCTCGACGGCTTGCGGTCGACGTTCGAGTTCAACCGCAGACCCTTGGCGTTCAGCTCCTGCTCGGCTTGCTGCTGCGACAGGCCCGTCAGCTTCGGCACCTGAACCTGTGCGGGACCGGTGGAGACCTGGACCGTGATGGTGCTGCCCTTGTCGATCCGCGATCCGCCGAGCGGCTGGGTGGCGATCACATTGCCCGTCGCGACCTTGCTGTCCGGCTTCTGCTGGATCGCCACCGTGAACCCGAGCTTCTGCAGCGAGTCCTGTGCCTGCTGGGAAGACTTGTTCGACATGTCGGGAACGGCTACCTGGTCCGGTCTGCTTCCCGGGCCGAGTAACACCCAGAACAGCGCGAACACCACCGCGATCGCGGCGGCGGCGCCGATCGCGATGTAGGCGGTGCGGCGCTGATTGGCAGGATCGGTCGGGTCCTGCTCCGCGGTGTCGTCGTTGCGCTCGATGGTGCGGTAGCTGCGCGGCGCGGGCTCGTCCGCGCCCATGATGGTGGTGCGGTCCTCCTCGGTCATCACCATCGGGGCGCTCGGCTTCTGGCCGCCGAGCACCCGGATCAGGTCGGCGCGCATCTCGGCCGCGGTCTGGTACCGGTTGGCCGGGTTTTTGCTCATCGCTTTGAGCACGACCGAGTCGAGCTCGCGTGGCACGCCCGAGTACACGTGCGAGGGAAGCCGTGGGTCCTCCCGGACATGCTGGTAAGCGACCGCAACCGGCGAGTCGCCGGTGAAAGGTGGTTCCCCGGTGAGGATTTCGAACAGCACGCAGCCGACGGAGTAGACGTCCGAACGCGCGTCCACCGTCTCGCCGCGGGCCTGTTCCGGCGAAAGATACTGCGCTGTCCCGATGACCGCGGCGGTCTGCGTCATCGGGTTGGCGCTATCGGCGATCGCACGGGCGATGCCGAAGTCCATCACTTTCACAGCGCCGGCTCGGTTGATCATGATGTTCGCGGGCTTCATGTCGCGGTGCACGATTCCGGCCTTGTGGCTGAAATCCAATGCGGCACAGACATCGGCGACAACTTCCATCGCGCGGCGCGGCGGTAGTGGACCCTTGCCGCGGACGATGTCGCGCAGCGTGTCACCGTCCACGTACTCCATCACGATGTACGGCAGCGGACCGCCGTCCACCTCGGCCTCGCCGGTGTCGTAGACCGCGACGATGGCCGGGTGGTTGAGCGCGGCGGCGTTCTGCGCCTCGCGCTTGAACCGGAGGTAGAACGTGGGGTCGCGCGCCAGGTCGGCGCGCAGCACCTTGATCGCCACGTCCCGGCTCAGCCGGACATCGCGCGCCTTGTGCACCTCGGACATTCCGCCGAACCCGATGATCTCGCCCAGCTCGTAGCGGGAGGAGAGATTCTTCGGGGTCGTCATGGTTGTCCTTGCCAAGGAGTAGCGGGCACGCTGACGGTGGCCGAGGGTCCTCGGGCACCAGGAATCTCCGGAAATGGTAAGTCGAAGGTGGGAATTCGTGGCCGCGTGGTGGTGGTCGGCGCGGTCGGGGTCGGCTTCGTCGTGCTCGGTGCCGTGGTGCTGGGCGGCGGGGTGGTCGTCGTCTGCTCCGGGGTCGTAGTCGGTGGCTCGGTGGTTGTCGGTTCCGGGACGGTCGTGACCACCGGCGGCGGTGCGGGTTTGGGGGTGGTCGTGGTGACGATCGGCGGCACCGGCTTCGGACTCGGCGCGGTCGTCGAGGTCGGTGACGGCGTCGAATTCGGGTTGGTGTCACCGCCGAACAGCAGGTAGAGCGTGAGGGCACCGACCAGGACGGCGCCGATGCCGAGCCCGGCGAACCACTTCTGCGTCGCGGTGAATCGCTTGCCGTCATCGGGGGGCCGGGTATCGCCGCCGGTGCCATGGCTCATCAAAGTCGCCGGCGCCGCGGCGGGCGCACCCGCATGGCCCGCCGCGCCGATCGCCCCAGCCGCGGGCGTCGAGTAGCGCACCGTAGCACCGTCGAAATCATGTGCTGTGGAGGGAATGACGGCGGTGGGGCCGGGCGGCAGCACCCGGGTGGCTCCGGTGAGGGGGGTGGAGGGATGGGAGCCGCTCGGCGGCGGCGGGCGGCGGCCCGCGCGCACCGCGGCAACCGCGTCGGCGAACTCACCGCCGCGGGCGTAGCGGCGCCCCGGCTCCTTGGCCATGGTGATCTCGATCAGCTCGCGGACGTTGCCGGGCAGATCGGACGGCATCGGCGGCGGAGTCTCCCGAACATGCTTCATCGCCACCGTGATCGCGCCGTCGCCGATGAAGGGCCGCTGCCCGGCGAGCGCCTCGTAGCCGACCACGCCGAGCGAATACACGTCGCTTGCCGCGGTGGCGTCCTCGCCGACCGCCTGCTCAGGCGCGATGTACTGGGCGGTGCCCATCACCATGCCGGTCTTGGTCACCGGGGAAGCGTCCACCGCCTTGGCGATGCCGAAGTCGGTGATCTTCACCTGGCCGGTAGGCGTCACCAGGATGTTGCCCGGCTTCACGTCGCGGTGCACCACGCCTGCGCGGTGCGCCACCTCGAGCGCGCGCCCGGTCTGCTCCAGCATGTCCAAGCCCTGGGCCACCGACAGTCTGCCGAGCCGGTTGAGCACCGTGTTCAGCGGCTCGCCCTGGACCAATTCCATGACCAAGTAGGCGGTTTCGCTGCCCTGCGGGTCGATGGTCTCGCCGTAGTCGTAGATACCGGCGATACCGGGGTGATTCAGCTGGGCGGTGGTCTTCGCCTCGGTGCGGAATCGATGCCGGAACGTCGGGTCGGCCGAGAACTCCGACTTGAGCACCTTGACCGCGACCCGGCGGTCCAGCCTCGTATCCAGGGCTTCCCAGACCTGGCCCATGCCGCCGGTCGCGATCAGTCTCTGCAGCCGGTACCGGTCGGCGATCATCGCACCGTTGTTCAGCATCGAGGTCCCCGTACCTTCACTCGCACATCCATATCGTTCAGCCCCCTCGAAGACCCGCGTCCAGGACCGCACGAGCCACCGGCGCGGCCACCGAGCCGCCGGTCGCGGCAAGCGCCCGATCCCCGCCGTTCTCCACGATCACCGCGATGGCGATCTTCGGGTTCTGCGCGGGGGCGAACGCGATGTACCAAGCGTGCGGCGGCGTGTTGCGCGGGTTGGACCCGTGTTCCGCGGTGCCGGTCTTGGACGCGATCTGATAGCGGGACTGGGCACCTCCGGCGGTGTTGTTCTCCGACGCGATCATCAGGTTGGTTACGGTCGACGCTACCTGGGCGCTGACCGCCTGTCCGACCGAGACCGGCTTGGTCTTGGAGAGCTCGCTCAAGTCCGGGCCCTGCAGCTGATCGACCAGGTAGGGCTCCATTCGGACGCCCCCGTTGGCGATGGTCGCCGCGACGACCGCGTTGTCCAGCGGGGTCAACGCCACGTCCCGCTGGCCGATGCTGCTCTGGGCCAGCGCGGCGTTGTCCGAGATCGTGCCGACGGTGCTCTCCGCTACCGGCATCGGGATCCCACGGTGCGGGCCGATGCCGAATGCGGCCGCCTCGTCCTTGAGGTTCGCGGCGCCCACCTTGACTCCGAGTTCGGCGAACGCGGTGTTGCAGGACAGCCGGAACGCGTCGTAGAGCGAGGCGGTCGGGTTCGGCCCGCAGGTGGAGCCGTTGTAGTTCTCCAGCGTGGTGGTGGTGCCGGGCAACGTGATATTCGGCGCCGCGGTGAACTGGTCCTCCGGGGTGGCGGTGCGGTTGGCCAGCGCGGCGGCGGTGACCACCACCTTGAACGTGGAGCCGGGCGGGTAGGTCTGTGAGATAGCCCGATTCAACATCGGATGGCGCGGATCCGCACTCAGGGTTTCCCATGCCTGGGTGCCGCGCGCGCCGTCGTGCCCCGAGAGCAGGTTCGGGTCGTAGCTCGGCGTGGAAACCATGGTGAGAATCTTGCCGGTACTCGGCTCGATCGCCACCACCGAGCCGGTGTAACCCTTGCTGGTCAGCTGGTCATAGGCGACCTGCTGCATCACCGGGTCGAGGGTGGTGAGCACGTTGCCGCCGCGTGGATCCCGGCCGGACACGAGGTCGACGAGACGGCTGCCGAACAGCTGACTGTCGGACCCGTTCAGCAGCGCGTCCTCGGCTCGCTCCAGCCCTGTGCTGCCGTACTGCATCGAGTAGAAGCCGGTGGCGGGCGCGAATGCCTCGGGGTCGGTCGGGTAGGTGCGCAGGTATTTGTAGCGGTCGTCGGTGGCGACCGAGCTCGCCAATACGGTGCCGCCCGCGGAGATCTGTCCGCGCTGGCGGGAATACTCGTCGAGCAGCACCCGCGAGTTGCGCGGGTCGTTGCGGTAATCGTCGGCCTTGATCACCTGAACGTAGGTGGCGTTCAGCAGCAGACCGACGATCATCAGCATCACCGCGACCGCGACTCGGCGTAGCGGAGTGTTCATGTCACGGGCCCCGCTTCCGGTCGTGCCGCGTCGCGGCGCAGCAGTTCGGTCTGCGCATCGGCGATCGGCGCTGGTTCCTTCTTGCGCACCGGGGCGGGCGCCCGTGCGGCGTCCGAAACCTTGATGAGCAACGCGAGCAGCGCGTAATTGGCGAGCAGGGAGGAGCCGCCGTAGGACATGAACGGCGTGGTGAGACCGGTCAGCGGAATCAGCTTGGTGACGC
The DNA window shown above is from Nocardia sp. NBC_01730 and carries:
- a CDS encoding ATP-binding cassette domain-containing protein — encoded protein: MPDAIVAEGLVKRYGQLVALDGLDLTVPEGTVTALLGPNGAGKTTTVRVLTTLLVPDAGRAIVTGIDVLREPQALRSRIGASGQYAAVDEYLTGFENLEMVGRLYHMGVQRSKERARELLERFRLTDAADRPVKGYSGGMRRRLDLAGALVANPPVLFLDEPTTGLDPRARLDLWDVIEELVAGGTTLLLTTQYMEEADRLADSIAVIDHGKVIAKGTADELKTLVGGDRIELTVDHADNLATAEAALKSLADGEIHLEPGLRRITIPVSDGSQALVEAVGKLAEHNVQIHDVGLRRPSLDDVFLTLTGHEAEALTNGDGPAATDNANDKLEATEGTTR
- a CDS encoding ABC transporter permease; its protein translation is MGERLSIVVSDSLTIAKRNVIKIKRVPDVLIFSTLSPIMFVLLFAYIFGAAIDVPGLSGGYREFLIAGIFAQTVVFGASFTGAGLAEDMQKGIIDRFRSLPMASSAVLVGRTLSDVVINVVSLTVMSLTGLVVGWRIRGSLLDAVVAYVLLLLFAYAVSWIMAVVGLLVRAPEVFNNASFMVVFPLTFIANTFVPSDKLPTVLRVVAEWNPVSALTQATRELFGNTSPLAPKSDAWSMQHPVATSLIWVVVILAVFVPLALRQYKKTVSR
- a CDS encoding peptidylprolyl isomerase translates to MTSPNQTSVATLHTNHGDIKISLFGNHAPKTVRNFVGLADGSATYTTANAGGGHTGPFYDGALFHRVMDGFMIQGGDPTGTGRGGPGYEFGDEFHPELRFDRGYLLAMANAGPGTNGSQFFITVGPQPHLNRKHTIFGEVVDEDSRKVVDAIATTRTDRNDRPLDPVVITSITIE
- a CDS encoding rhomboid family intramembrane serine protease yields the protein MNPQPPAPTCVRHPNRPTGLACTRCGRPSCAECLRPAAVGQHCVDCLRQDQRSASAVRTVAGAQTARAPMPYVTYALIAVNIVVFAITAAQSESLLDNQRGSSLFLDWVLFAPAVADGEWWRVLGSGFLHYGPIHLLLNMFALYVVGRDAELVLGRMRYLAVYLVSLLGGSAAVMALAQNTVTAGASGAVYGLFGAITVILIRLRQSPNQMLIVIGINVFISFSLPGISLWGHLGGLAAGTLATLGILFLPSWLRAKSQETARMIGWVAVAVVAIVALSVVGATAVTLTS
- a CDS encoding PH domain-containing protein, with product MTPEPGDPGPRDTEPRIAWTTPTPALVAVTVGGVILAGAAILGTDAASRLLVGLAAVGLLALAGLGFRQRPRLSVLPGAEPRLVVRTLTGPDEYSPDQILRARVVSYRRLGRKVPMLELDVEHAGAERLLIFGRWDLGANPEFVYRDLVEALRLSEDNTR
- the crgA gene encoding cell division protein CrgA; its protein translation is MPKSKVRKKTDYTINPASRTPVKVKVGPSPVWYVTIMLGFMLAGLVWLLVYYLAAEHISWMNDLNAWNFLIGFGLMVVGLIMTMRWR
- a CDS encoding aminodeoxychorismate/anthranilate synthase component II — encoded protein: MRVLVVDNYDSFVFNLVQYLGQLGVDAVVWRNDDPNLADVDAVVRDFDGILISPGPGTPDRAGASIALVRACAAHNVPLLGVCLGHQAFGEAFGATVTRAPELLHGKTSSVFHIGAGVLVGLPDPFTATRYHSLTVVEDSLPEEIEVLGRTESGIVMAMRHRTLPIHGVQFHPESVLTQGGHRMLANWLGVCGERPTEGLVERLEAEVAALVLQ
- a CDS encoding RibD family protein, producing the protein MTRPHVLLSVAMSVDGYIDDASPERLRLSDAADFDRVDQVRADSDAILVGAQTLRRDNPRLLVDSADRRAARVAAGKPEYPLKVTVSASGDLDPGLRFWHHGGGKLAYTTDAGAARLTDRLAGLAEVTSLGADLDFGALLDDLGRRGIARLMVEGGTRVHTAFLAADLADELHLAVAPILVGDVAAPRFLAAADYPGAPHRRMRLADVTRVGDVAVLRYLPKANSADRRIG
- a CDS encoding CBS domain-containing protein encodes the protein MTTARDIMKPGAQWISKDETVEKAARIMAELGVGSLVISDENERMCGIVTDRDIVVKCIAQGLPPGKTRVADLCEATPRWVDANADIEVVLDEMESHRVKRIPVIENKRLVGMISEADLARHLDDNQLGEFVTAVYGRP
- the pknB gene encoding Stk1 family PASTA domain-containing Ser/Thr kinase is translated as MTTPKNLSSRYELGEIIGFGGMSEVHKARDVRLSRDVAIKVLRADLARDPTFYLRFKREAQNAAALNHPAIVAVYDTGEAEVDGGPLPYIVMEYVDGDTLRDIVRGKGPLPPRRAMEVVADVCAALDFSHKAGIVHRDMKPANIMINRAGAVKVMDFGIARAIADSANPMTQTAAVIGTAQYLSPEQARGETVDARSDVYSVGCVLFEILTGEPPFTGDSPVAVAYQHVREDPRLPSHVYSGVPRELDSVVLKAMSKNPANRYQTAAEMRADLIRVLGGQKPSAPMVMTEEDRTTIMGADEPAPRSYRTIERNDDTAEQDPTDPANQRRTAYIAIGAAAAIAVVFALFWVLLGPGSRPDQVAVPDMSNKSSQQAQDSLQKLGFTVAIQQKPDSKVATGNVIATQPLGGSRIDKGSTITVQVSTGPAQVQVPKLTGLSQQQAEQELNAKGLRLNSNVDRKPSSTAEKDTVIEQNPSPGSKVDVDWEVIVTVGTGPEAVRVPYVVGQQIDVAEPNIEGNGFKVFVQEVQSSKPKGEVIASSPSGGSTADKGSTVTVQVSAGDLKMPSLIGLTVSQAVDKLRAEGWTGSTSQVSQSPQGTFDAGNVGRVLSQQPSAGSSVQKNGSIAVGVGVIGPP
- a CDS encoding protein kinase domain-containing protein, with translation MLNNGAMIADRYRLQRLIATGGMGQVWEALDTRLDRRVAVKVLKSEFSADPTFRHRFRTEAKTTAQLNHPGIAGIYDYGETIDPQGSETAYLVMELVQGEPLNTVLNRLGRLSVAQGLDMLEQTGRALEVAHRAGVVHRDVKPGNILVTPTGQVKITDFGIAKAVDASPVTKTGMVMGTAQYIAPEQAVGEDATAASDVYSLGVVGYEALAGQRPFIGDGAITVAMKHVRETPPPMPSDLPGNVRELIEITMAKEPGRRYARGGEFADAVAAVRAGRRPPPPSGSHPSTPLTGATRVLPPGPTAVIPSTAHDFDGATVRYSTPAAGAIGAAGHAGAPAAAPATLMSHGTGGDTRPPDDGKRFTATQKWFAGLGIGAVLVGALTLYLLFGGDTNPNSTPSPTSTTAPSPKPVPPIVTTTTPKPAPPPVVTTVPEPTTTEPPTTTPEQTTTTPPPSTTAPSTTKPTPTAPTTTTRPRIPTFDLPFPEIPGARGPSATVSVPATPWQGQP